A stretch of the Bradyrhizobium arachidis genome encodes the following:
- a CDS encoding NAD(P)/FAD-dependent oxidoreductase, whose protein sequence is MSAQSSPASRTSEAYDVVIVGAGFAGMYMLHRLRGLGLSARVYEQGGGVGGTWYWNRYPGARCDVESMQYSYSFSDELQQEWDWSERYAPQPEILRYANHVADRFDLRRDIQFDTRVDRAEFDERLNTWSVTTSDGKTVSASFVVLATGCLSNARKPDIKGLDRFNGPVYHTGNWPHDPVDFAGLRVGIIGTGSSGIQSVPVIAEQAKHLTVFQRTPNYSIPARNAALTPEERQRFRDNYPEIRRFARWEARNGIYTDLPDRGALDDGDNERRAKYEARWARGGLTFMSVYNNLGLDKAANDTAASFVREKIAETVKDPATAKLLQPTTYPIGTKRICIDTDYFDTFNRPNVSLVDIKANPIEEITENAVRVAGHDHEIDALVLATGFDAMTGSVARIDIRGRAGRTLNQKWAEGPKTYLGLMSAGFPNLFIITGPGSPSVLSNMIVSIEQHVDWIADCLVYLRERGLATMEAEGGAEEKWVAHVNEVAHGTLYPQANSWYMGANIPGKPRIFMPYIGGVGAYRQICNDVAAKGYEGFVMSAGEQARRAAVS, encoded by the coding sequence ATGTCAGCGCAGTCGAGTCCGGCGAGCCGAACGAGCGAAGCCTATGACGTCGTCATCGTCGGTGCAGGTTTTGCCGGCATGTACATGCTGCATCGCCTGCGCGGGCTTGGATTGTCGGCGCGGGTCTATGAGCAGGGCGGCGGCGTCGGCGGCACCTGGTACTGGAACCGCTATCCCGGCGCGCGCTGCGACGTCGAGAGCATGCAGTACTCCTACTCGTTCTCCGACGAGCTCCAGCAGGAGTGGGACTGGAGCGAGCGCTACGCGCCGCAGCCGGAGATTTTGAGATACGCCAACCATGTCGCCGATCGTTTTGATCTGCGGCGCGATATCCAGTTCGACACCCGCGTCGATCGGGCCGAGTTCGACGAGCGCCTGAACACATGGTCGGTCACGACCTCAGACGGCAAGACGGTCAGCGCAAGCTTTGTCGTGCTCGCCACGGGCTGCCTGTCCAACGCGCGCAAGCCCGACATCAAGGGGCTCGATCGGTTCAATGGTCCCGTCTATCACACCGGCAACTGGCCGCATGATCCCGTCGACTTTGCGGGCCTGCGCGTCGGCATCATTGGTACCGGCTCATCCGGCATCCAGTCGGTGCCAGTCATCGCCGAGCAGGCCAAGCATCTCACGGTATTCCAGCGCACGCCGAACTATTCCATTCCCGCACGGAATGCTGCTTTGACTCCCGAGGAGCGGCAAAGATTTCGCGACAATTATCCCGAGATCCGCCGCTTCGCCCGCTGGGAGGCGCGCAACGGCATCTACACCGATCTGCCCGACCGCGGTGCGCTCGATGACGGCGACAACGAGCGCCGCGCAAAATACGAGGCGCGATGGGCGCGAGGCGGACTGACCTTCATGTCGGTCTACAACAACCTTGGACTCGACAAGGCCGCCAACGATACCGCTGCCAGCTTCGTCCGCGAAAAAATCGCCGAAACCGTCAAGGATCCCGCGACCGCAAAGCTACTTCAGCCGACGACGTATCCGATTGGAACAAAACGCATCTGTATCGACACCGACTATTTCGACACGTTTAATCGTCCCAACGTGTCGCTGGTCGACATCAAGGCGAACCCGATCGAGGAGATCACGGAAAATGCCGTGCGCGTCGCAGGCCACGATCACGAGATCGATGCCCTGGTGCTCGCCACCGGCTTCGACGCGATGACCGGTTCTGTCGCCAGGATCGACATTCGGGGCCGGGCTGGCCGCACGCTGAACCAGAAATGGGCGGAGGGACCCAAAACCTATCTCGGCCTGATGAGCGCGGGCTTTCCGAACCTGTTCATCATTACGGGTCCCGGCAGTCCCTCGGTGCTGTCGAACATGATCGTCTCGATCGAGCAGCATGTCGACTGGATCGCCGACTGCCTCGTCTACTTGCGCGAGCGGGGTCTGGCGACCATGGAAGCGGAGGGCGGAGCCGAGGAGAAATGGGTCGCCCATGTCAACGAAGTCGCCCACGGCACGCTCTATCCGCAGGCCAATTCCTGGTACATGGGCGCCAACATCCCCGGCAAGCCGCGCATCTTCATGCCCTATATCGGCGGCGTCGGCGCCTATCGGCAGATATGCAACGACGTCGCCGCGAAGGGCTATGAGGGATTCGTGATGAGCGCAGGGGAGCAGGCGAGGCGGGCGGCGGTGTCCTGA
- a CDS encoding nitronate monooxygenase gives MKSPICEMLGIEFPLFAFSHCRDVVAAVSRAGGFGVLGATVHRPDTLERELKWIDDHVDGKPYGVDVLIPENISTAGEKDVTWKSLEARVPQAHRDYTRSLLKKYDIDLTTTSVADNQPQPFDAKTALELLEVSFNHPIRLIANALGVPPRQMMEMGKKHGVPVAALVGAKEHAVRTVAAGVDILVAQGTEAGGHCGEVSTMVLVPEVIKAVKPMRDVPVLAAGGIMTGRQMAACMAMGAAGVWTGSVWLATVESETTEIFREKMIAASSRDAVRSKGRTGKPARQLRSVWTDAWDRAPESPGALPMPLQSIVSRDAFNSIDRAAAAGNAKARDLVSYFVGQGVGLIDSVKSAGAVVQEFKEDFAEAVEHMNALVGE, from the coding sequence ATGAAATCGCCGATCTGCGAGATGCTGGGAATAGAGTTCCCGCTGTTCGCCTTCAGCCATTGCCGCGATGTCGTTGCCGCCGTGAGTCGCGCCGGCGGCTTTGGCGTGCTGGGCGCGACCGTGCACAGGCCTGATACGCTCGAGCGCGAGCTGAAATGGATCGACGATCATGTCGACGGCAAGCCCTATGGCGTCGACGTGCTGATCCCTGAAAACATCTCGACTGCCGGCGAGAAGGACGTCACCTGGAAGAGCCTGGAAGCGCGTGTGCCGCAGGCGCACCGCGACTACACCCGCAGCCTCCTGAAGAAGTACGATATCGATCTGACCACAACCAGCGTCGCCGACAACCAGCCGCAGCCGTTCGACGCCAAGACCGCGCTGGAGCTGCTCGAAGTCTCCTTCAACCATCCAATCCGGCTGATCGCGAATGCGCTCGGTGTGCCGCCGCGACAGATGATGGAGATGGGCAAGAAGCACGGCGTTCCGGTCGCCGCCCTCGTCGGCGCCAAGGAGCACGCGGTGCGCACGGTGGCTGCGGGTGTCGATATCCTTGTTGCCCAGGGCACCGAGGCCGGCGGCCATTGCGGCGAGGTCTCGACCATGGTGCTGGTGCCGGAGGTGATCAAGGCGGTGAAGCCGATGCGCGACGTGCCGGTGCTCGCGGCCGGCGGCATCATGACCGGACGGCAGATGGCGGCCTGCATGGCGATGGGCGCGGCAGGCGTCTGGACCGGTTCGGTGTGGCTTGCAACCGTCGAATCCGAGACCACCGAGATATTCCGGGAGAAGATGATCGCGGCTTCCTCCCGCGACGCCGTGCGCTCGAAGGGCCGCACCGGCAAGCCGGCACGGCAGCTCCGCTCGGTCTGGACCGATGCCTGGGACCGAGCGCCCGAAAGCCCCGGCGCGTTGCCGATGCCTCTGCAAAGCATCGTCAGCCGCGATGCCTTCAATTCGATCGACCGCGCGGCCGCCGCTGGCAATGCCAAGGCGCGCGACCTCGTCAGCTATTTCGTCGGCCAGGGCGTCGGGCTGATCGACAGCGTGAAGTCCGCCGGCGCCGTGGTGCAGGAGTTCAAAGAGGATTTTGCCGAGGCTGTTGAGCACATGAATGCGCTGGTTGGGGAGTAG
- a CDS encoding acetyl-CoA acetyltransferase: MTKSTTAEDCIPVIVGIGEIVDRPKEITAGLEPLDLLEQALRRAEADAGAKLLGEVQSLDVVNFLSWRYRDPEKLLAQRLGIAPAHCYYGPVGGESPIRYLHEAAQRIARGECTVAAVVGAEAQSTATKAERAGAKLPWTPFAHDVEEPKRGAAFQKPLAVKLGVFRPVTVYPFYESASSAYWGQTPREAMAESGTLWSRYSEAASQNPNAWLKRRFAPEEITTPRADNRLIAWPYNKLMVANPSVNMGGALLLTSLAKAHAAGIAEDKLVYPLGGASAEEPRDYLLRDQFYESHPQNAVLNAVMDLAGGDGKKFDAIELYSCFPCVPKMARRTLGLGADVQPTVTGGLTFFGAPLNTYMTHAACAMVRKLRGGAKLGLLYGQGGFVTKHHALVVSKTLPREALKQDTSVQSVADRNKRAVPDFVTEATGKGKVESFTVLYGRNGDVEHGVVMLRTADDRRTLGRIPAGDTATLSHLLNMDRSPVGSLGEITLAADGVPEWRVA, encoded by the coding sequence ATGACAAAATCCACCACTGCAGAAGACTGCATCCCCGTCATCGTCGGCATCGGCGAAATCGTCGACCGCCCCAAGGAGATCACCGCAGGCCTCGAGCCGCTTGATCTCCTCGAGCAGGCGTTGCGGCGCGCCGAGGCGGATGCGGGGGCAAAGCTGCTCGGCGAGGTGCAGTCGCTCGACGTCGTCAACTTTTTGAGCTGGCGCTATCGCGATCCGGAAAAACTGCTGGCGCAGCGCCTCGGGATCGCGCCGGCGCATTGCTATTACGGGCCGGTCGGCGGCGAGAGCCCGATCCGCTATCTGCACGAAGCCGCCCAGCGCATCGCGCGCGGCGAATGCACGGTGGCTGCGGTCGTCGGCGCCGAAGCGCAGTCGACTGCCACCAAGGCCGAGCGCGCCGGCGCAAAGCTGCCGTGGACGCCGTTTGCCCACGATGTCGAGGAGCCGAAGCGTGGCGCGGCGTTCCAGAAGCCACTCGCGGTAAAACTCGGCGTGTTCCGGCCCGTGACCGTCTATCCCTTCTATGAGTCCGCCTCGTCAGCCTATTGGGGCCAGACGCCGCGCGAGGCGATGGCAGAATCCGGCACATTGTGGTCGCGCTACTCCGAAGCGGCCTCACAGAATCCCAATGCCTGGCTGAAGCGGCGCTTTGCGCCGGAGGAGATCACGACGCCGAGAGCGGATAACCGGCTGATCGCATGGCCCTACAACAAGCTCATGGTTGCCAACCCAAGCGTTAACATGGGCGGAGCGCTATTGCTCACCAGCCTCGCCAAGGCACATGCGGCCGGCATCGCGGAGGACAAGCTGGTCTATCCACTGGGTGGCGCCTCCGCCGAAGAGCCGCGCGACTACCTTTTGCGCGACCAGTTCTACGAGAGCCATCCGCAGAACGCGGTGCTCAATGCAGTGATGGATCTCGCCGGCGGCGACGGGAAAAAATTCGACGCGATCGAGCTCTACAGCTGCTTCCCCTGCGTGCCGAAAATGGCGCGGCGGACGCTGGGCCTCGGCGCAGACGTGCAGCCGACGGTGACCGGCGGCCTCACCTTCTTCGGTGCGCCGCTTAACACCTACATGACGCATGCAGCCTGTGCGATGGTGCGCAAGTTGCGTGGCGGCGCCAAGCTCGGCCTGCTCTACGGTCAGGGCGGCTTCGTCACCAAACATCACGCGCTGGTGGTGTCGAAGACGCTGCCGCGCGAGGCGCTGAAGCAGGACACCTCGGTCCAGTCCGTGGCCGACCGCAACAAGCGCGCGGTACCCGACTTCGTCACCGAAGCCACCGGCAAGGGCAAAGTCGAGAGCTTTACCGTGCTCTACGGCCGCAACGGCGATGTCGAGCATGGCGTCGTCATGCTGCGCACGGCCGACGATCGGCGCACGCTCGGCCGCATTCCGGCCGGTGACACGGCGACGCTGTCGCATCTGCTGAACATGGATCGCTCGCCGGTGGGTTCGCTCGGCGAAATCACGCTCGCCGCTGATGGCGTACCGGAGTGGCGGGTCGCGTAA
- a CDS encoding methyl-accepting chemotaxis protein, with translation MFAKISIRAKIISVVAFLLVAMTGMGLLAVMKMRAINANTVDITTNWMPSVRVLGELRAAVITYRNVVRQHMLAENLDDKLANEKTGGTVLDALAKARTAYEPMITSPEERALYSEWVKLWEQYKKGTEEVMALSRKEAGKVPHEAQELNTKTVNKIGLAADEVLMKDIELNNKGAAQAAQDAADSYYFAFMLVSIILGTAVVIGLGVSFYVVRDVTSGISSIIEPMQALGKGDLTANVPHQGEKTEIGSMADVLQVFKQALIAKKAADEAVAADAEAKIERGRRVDNVTREFETMIGEIVQTVSSASTQLEASASTLTATADRSQQMATTVATASEEASTNVQSVASATEEMASSVGEISRQVQESARMAGDAVGQARTTSDRVSELSKAASRIGDVVELINTIAGQTNLLALNATIEAARAGEAGRGFAVVASEVKALAEQTAKATGEIGQQITGIQAATNDSVSAIKEISSTIERLSEISSAIAAAVEEQGAATQEIARNVQQAAQGTQQVSSNITDVQRGATETGTASSQVLSAAQMLSNDSNRLKSEVSKFLTNVRAA, from the coding sequence ATGTTCGCCAAAATTTCGATCCGCGCCAAGATCATCAGCGTCGTGGCGTTTCTGCTGGTTGCGATGACCGGCATGGGCCTGCTCGCCGTCATGAAGATGCGGGCCATCAATGCCAACACCGTCGACATCACCACGAACTGGATGCCCAGCGTGCGGGTGCTCGGCGAGCTCCGTGCAGCCGTCATCACCTATCGCAACGTGGTCCGTCAGCACATGCTGGCCGAGAACCTTGACGACAAGCTCGCGAACGAGAAGACCGGCGGCACCGTCCTGGACGCGCTGGCCAAGGCCCGCACCGCCTACGAGCCCATGATCACCTCGCCGGAAGAGCGCGCGCTCTACAGCGAATGGGTCAAGCTCTGGGAGCAGTACAAGAAGGGGACCGAAGAGGTGATGGCGCTCTCGCGCAAGGAGGCCGGCAAGGTCCCGCATGAAGCGCAGGAGCTGAACACCAAGACCGTGAACAAGATCGGTCTTGCGGCGGACGAAGTCCTGATGAAGGACATCGAGCTCAACAACAAGGGTGCCGCCCAGGCTGCCCAGGACGCCGCCGACAGCTACTACTTTGCCTTCATGCTGGTATCGATCATCCTCGGCACGGCCGTCGTGATCGGCCTCGGCGTCAGCTTCTATGTCGTCCGCGACGTCACCAGCGGCATCAGCTCGATCATCGAGCCGATGCAGGCCCTCGGCAAGGGCGACCTGACCGCAAATGTCCCGCATCAGGGCGAGAAGACCGAGATCGGATCCATGGCCGACGTGCTCCAGGTCTTCAAGCAGGCGCTGATCGCCAAGAAGGCCGCCGACGAAGCGGTCGCCGCCGATGCGGAGGCCAAGATCGAGCGCGGCCGCCGCGTCGACAACGTCACGCGCGAGTTCGAAACCATGATCGGCGAGATCGTGCAGACGGTGTCGTCCGCCTCGACCCAGCTTGAAGCCTCTGCTTCGACGCTGACCGCGACCGCCGATCGCTCCCAGCAGATGGCGACCACGGTTGCCACCGCGTCGGAGGAAGCTTCCACCAACGTGCAGTCGGTGGCGTCCGCGACCGAGGAGATGGCCTCGTCGGTCGGCGAGATCAGCCGTCAGGTGCAGGAGTCGGCGCGCATGGCCGGTGATGCCGTCGGCCAGGCGCGTACCACCAGCGATCGCGTCAGCGAGCTCTCCAAGGCCGCCTCCCGCATCGGCGACGTCGTCGAACTCATCAACACCATCGCGGGCCAGACCAACCTGCTGGCGCTGAATGCGACCATCGAGGCGGCGCGCGCGGGCGAAGCCGGCCGCGGGTTTGCGGTGGTGGCCTCCGAAGTGAAGGCGCTCGCCGAGCAGACGGCAAAGGCGACCGGCGAGATCGGCCAGCAGATCACCGGCATCCAGGCTGCGACCAACGACTCCGTCAGCGCGATCAAGGAAATCTCCTCGACCATCGAGCGCCTGTCGGAAATCTCCTCGGCCATTGCCGCGGCCGTGGAAGAGCAGGGCGCAGCGACCCAGGAGATCGCCCGCAACGTGCAGCAGGCGGCGCAGGGCACCCAGCAGGTCTCTTCCAACATCACCGACGTACAGCGCGGCGCAACCGAGACCGGCACGGCCTCCTCGCAAGTGCTGTCGGCGGCTCAGATGCTGTCGAACGATTCGAACCGCCTGAAGAGCGAAGTCAGCAAATTCCTGACCAACGTCCGCGCGGCCTGA
- the otnK gene encoding 3-oxo-tetronate kinase produces the protein MTLALGCIADDYTGASDLANTLTRAGLRTVQTIGVPADDLALPEVDAVVVSLKSRSIEAGLAVTRSRAAEKWLRGRGASHVLFKICSTFDSTDAGNIGPVMDALRDDCGEAIVLVTPAFPETGRTVYQGNLFVGAVPLNESPLKNHPLNPMHDSNLVRVLARQSRTKVGLVDLATVTRGTEAVRARLSELAAKGIGAAVIDAVFDRDLETIGLVAGAHRLSVGASGIGLGLARALVSSGKVTSNASGADAGVPVGGPAACLAGSCSQATLQQMANAERVMPVLHLDPIRIFKDKDEAQRALAWARPRLADGPLLIASSATPEAVAAVQSRYGRDAAGHAIEQTMADIAEGLVQSGVRRLVVAGGETSGAVVDRLKIPGFLVGAEIAAGVPVLRAVGAEEGPMLLALKSGNFGGPEFFTDALGLMR, from the coding sequence GTGACACTCGCGCTGGGTTGCATCGCCGACGACTATACCGGCGCCTCCGATCTCGCCAACACGCTGACGCGGGCAGGCCTTCGTACCGTGCAGACCATCGGCGTGCCCGCCGACGACCTTGCCCTTCCCGAGGTTGATGCGGTCGTGGTGTCGCTGAAGAGCCGCTCGATCGAGGCGGGGCTTGCGGTAACGCGCTCGCGTGCCGCGGAAAAGTGGCTGCGTGGCCGCGGCGCCTCGCACGTGCTGTTCAAGATCTGCTCCACCTTCGATTCCACCGACGCCGGCAATATCGGCCCTGTCATGGACGCGCTGCGCGACGATTGCGGCGAGGCAATCGTGCTGGTGACGCCGGCCTTCCCGGAGACCGGGCGCACCGTCTACCAGGGCAACCTCTTCGTCGGCGCCGTGCCGCTCAATGAGAGCCCGCTGAAGAACCATCCGCTCAACCCGATGCACGATTCCAATCTGGTGCGCGTGCTGGCGCGCCAGAGCAGGACCAAGGTCGGCCTCGTCGACCTCGCGACCGTGACGCGCGGCACTGAGGCCGTCCGCGCGCGGTTGTCCGAACTTGCAGCCAAGGGCATCGGCGCCGCCGTGATTGACGCGGTGTTCGACCGCGACCTCGAGACCATCGGCCTCGTCGCCGGTGCGCATCGGCTGTCGGTCGGCGCCTCCGGCATCGGGCTTGGCCTCGCGCGCGCGCTGGTCTCCTCCGGCAAGGTGACCTCGAACGCGTCAGGTGCGGACGCCGGCGTGCCGGTGGGCGGACCGGCTGCATGTCTCGCCGGAAGCTGCTCGCAGGCGACCCTGCAGCAGATGGCGAATGCCGAGCGTGTCATGCCGGTGTTACATCTCGATCCGATCCGTATTTTTAAGGATAAGGACGAAGCGCAGCGCGCACTGGCCTGGGCGAGGCCGCGACTTGCCGACGGCCCGCTGCTCATTGCGTCGAGCGCGACGCCAGAGGCGGTCGCCGCCGTCCAGTCGCGCTACGGCCGTGACGCTGCCGGCCATGCGATCGAGCAGACCATGGCCGACATCGCCGAAGGCCTGGTGCAGTCGGGCGTGCGCCGACTGGTCGTTGCCGGCGGCGAGACCTCGGGGGCCGTCGTCGACCGTCTGAAGATTCCCGGCTTCCTTGTCGGCGCGGAGATCGCTGCGGGAGTCCCGGTGCTGCGTGCGGTCGGTGCCGAAGAAGGTCCCATGTTGCTTGCCCTGAAATCAGGCAATTTCGGCGGACCGGAGTTTTTCACCGACGCGCTTGGGCTCATGCGCTGA
- the otnI gene encoding 2-oxo-tetronate isomerase has product MPRFAANLSMMFTEVPFLDRFDAAAKAGFTAVEFLFPYEHPADEVGARLKRNGLTQALFNLPPGDWNAGEKGFAALPARFDDLKRSLETALPYAKATGVKRLHLMAGMASRSDRLAVEQFYKSVAWTAEFFAPHGLDVVIEPINPRNVPGYFLNDFLFARGLIEELKIPNLKLQFDIYHCQIIHGDVTMHLREMMPIIGHIQIASIPSRNEPDGEELNYPFLFAELDRLGYSGFVGCEYNPRGKTTDGLAWFKPYAGAKS; this is encoded by the coding sequence ATGCCGCGCTTTGCCGCAAATCTCTCGATGATGTTCACCGAGGTGCCGTTCCTCGACCGCTTTGACGCTGCGGCGAAGGCCGGCTTCACCGCGGTCGAATTCCTGTTTCCCTACGAGCACCCGGCCGACGAGGTCGGCGCGCGCCTCAAGCGCAATGGCCTGACGCAGGCGCTGTTCAACCTGCCGCCCGGCGACTGGAACGCCGGCGAAAAAGGCTTTGCGGCTCTCCCCGCGCGCTTCGACGATCTCAAGCGCAGCCTCGAGACGGCGCTTCCTTATGCGAAGGCGACCGGCGTCAAGCGCCTGCATTTGATGGCCGGCATGGCCAGTCGCAGCGATCGTCTCGCGGTGGAGCAGTTCTACAAGTCGGTCGCCTGGACCGCGGAGTTCTTCGCACCCCACGGTCTCGACGTCGTGATCGAGCCGATCAATCCGCGCAACGTGCCCGGCTACTTCCTCAACGACTTCCTGTTCGCGCGCGGCCTGATCGAAGAGTTGAAGATTCCGAACCTGAAGCTCCAGTTCGACATCTATCACTGCCAGATCATCCATGGCGACGTGACCATGCACCTGCGCGAGATGATGCCGATCATCGGCCACATCCAGATCGCCAGCATCCCCTCGCGCAATGAGCCTGATGGCGAAGAGCTGAACTATCCGTTCCTGTTCGCCGAGCTCGACCGGCTCGGCTATTCCGGCTTCGTCGGCTGCGAATACAATCCGCGCGGCAAGACCACCGACGGTCTCGCCTGGTTCAAGCCTTACGCTGGAGCAAAGTCGTGA
- the ltnD gene encoding L-threonate dehydrogenase: MSASTSNTQRIAVVGLGSMGFGMATSLKRAGHAVTGCDVSADAVARFVKDGGAGAKTPAEAAKGADIVVSVVVNAAQTEGILFGKDGAAETMPKDSVFISSATMDPDVARRLAKQLEATGRHYLDAPISGGAQRAAQGELTILASGSPAAFAKARPALDAMAAKLYELGDAAGQGAAFKMINQLLAGVHIAAASEAIAFAAKQGLDIRKVYEVITASAGNSWMFENRMPHVLDGDYTPRSAVEIFVKDLGIIQDMARSARFPVPVSAAALQMFLMTAAAGMGRDDDASVARMYAQVTGVKLPGEK, translated from the coding sequence ATGTCTGCCTCCACGTCAAACACGCAGCGTATCGCCGTCGTCGGGCTCGGCTCGATGGGATTTGGCATGGCGACCTCGCTGAAGCGCGCCGGCCACGCCGTGACCGGCTGCGACGTCTCCGCTGACGCGGTCGCACGCTTCGTCAAGGACGGCGGCGCGGGCGCCAAAACGCCGGCGGAGGCGGCCAAGGGCGCCGACATCGTCGTCAGCGTGGTGGTCAATGCCGCGCAGACCGAAGGGATCCTGTTCGGCAAGGACGGCGCAGCCGAGACCATGCCCAAGGACAGCGTGTTCATTTCGTCCGCGACCATGGACCCCGACGTGGCACGGCGCCTCGCAAAGCAGCTCGAGGCCACCGGCCGGCATTATCTCGATGCGCCGATCTCCGGCGGCGCCCAGCGCGCAGCCCAGGGCGAACTGACGATCCTCGCTTCCGGCAGCCCGGCGGCCTTTGCCAAGGCGCGTCCCGCGCTCGACGCGATGGCGGCAAAGCTCTACGAGCTCGGCGATGCCGCCGGTCAGGGCGCAGCCTTCAAGATGATCAACCAGTTGCTGGCCGGCGTGCACATCGCTGCCGCGTCGGAAGCGATAGCCTTTGCGGCCAAGCAGGGCCTCGATATCCGCAAGGTTTATGAGGTGATCACGGCCTCCGCCGGCAATTCCTGGATGTTCGAGAATCGGATGCCGCATGTGCTCGACGGCGACTACACGCCGCGCAGCGCGGTCGAAATCTTTGTCAAAGACCTCGGCATCATCCAGGACATGGCGCGATCGGCGCGCTTTCCTGTGCCAGTCTCTGCTGCCGCCTTGCAGATGTTCCTGATGACTGCAGCCGCCGGCATGGGCCGCGACGACGACGCATCGGTCGCGCGCATGTATGCGCAGGTCACCGGCGTAAAACTGCCCGGCGAGAAATAA
- a CDS encoding aldolase: MSSETRLRDDICRFGRSLFERGLTPGSSGNISVKLEDGWLVTPTNASLGFLDPARLSRLDETGRLVSGDAPTKEVPLHTALYDTRGSARAIVHLHSTHSVALSMLPEIDPTAALPPMTAYYMMKCAPTALVPYYRPGDPAVADAIKGLAGKYSSVLLANHGPVVAGDTLEAAVFATEELEETAKLYLLLRGLNPRYLSPEQVKDLVKTFGLTLPEHDDHH, translated from the coding sequence ATGAGCAGCGAGACACGACTTCGCGACGATATCTGCCGTTTCGGGCGCTCGCTGTTCGAGCGCGGGTTGACGCCCGGCTCCTCCGGCAACATCAGCGTGAAATTGGAGGACGGCTGGCTGGTGACGCCGACCAACGCCTCGCTGGGTTTCCTCGATCCGGCACGGCTGTCGCGGCTCGACGAGACCGGACGCCTCGTCTCCGGCGACGCCCCGACCAAGGAGGTGCCGCTGCACACCGCGCTCTACGATACCCGCGGATCGGCGCGAGCGATCGTGCACCTGCACTCGACCCATTCGGTTGCGCTCTCGATGCTCCCGGAGATCGATCCCACCGCCGCGCTGCCGCCGATGACCGCCTACTACATGATGAAATGCGCGCCGACCGCGCTCGTGCCCTACTACCGTCCCGGCGATCCCGCGGTGGCGGATGCGATCAAGGGACTGGCCGGGAAATATTCGTCCGTGCTGCTCGCCAATCACGGCCCGGTGGTCGCCGGCGATACGCTGGAGGCGGCCGTGTTCGCGACGGAGGAGCTGGAGGAGACGGCGAAGCTGTACCTGCTGCTGCGCGGACTGAACCCGCGATATCTGTCGCCGGAGCAGGTGAAGGATCTGGTGAAGACGTTTGGGCTGACGCTGCCGGAGCATGACGACCACCACTAG
- a CDS encoding ABC transporter ATP-binding protein, whose protein sequence is MLRVHEVTTAYQGLVAISAVSIDVAKGEIVCVAGANGAGKSTLLKSIAGAERPRSGTVTFDGKQLVGMAQHLVTATGIAYVPENRRLFPRLSVHDNLRLGSYLYRGEADREGPLDLVFKLFPRLSERLEQRAETLSGGEQQMLAIGRALMTRPRLLMLDEPSQGIMPKLVDEIFQAVKRIRDAGMTVLIVEQRMAECLEIADRAYILQTGRVLMQGRAAEIRTNPDVRKAYLGL, encoded by the coding sequence ATGCTCAGGGTGCATGAAGTCACCACCGCCTATCAGGGCCTGGTCGCGATCTCCGCCGTGTCGATCGACGTTGCCAAGGGCGAGATCGTCTGCGTGGCCGGCGCCAACGGCGCGGGCAAGTCGACGCTGCTCAAATCGATTGCCGGCGCCGAGCGTCCGCGCTCGGGCACCGTGACGTTCGATGGCAAGCAACTGGTCGGCATGGCGCAGCACCTGGTCACTGCGACCGGCATCGCCTATGTGCCGGAGAACCGCCGCCTGTTTCCGCGCCTCTCGGTGCACGACAATCTCAGGCTCGGCAGCTATCTCTATCGCGGCGAGGCGGATCGCGAGGGACCGCTCGACCTCGTCTTCAAGCTGTTTCCGCGCCTGTCCGAACGCCTGGAGCAGCGCGCCGAGACGCTGTCCGGAGGCGAGCAGCAGATGCTCGCCATCGGCAGAGCTCTGATGACGCGCCCGCGCCTGTTGATGCTCGACGAGCCCTCGCAAGGCATCATGCCAAAGCTCGTCGACGAGATTTTTCAGGCCGTGAAGCGCATCCGCGACGCCGGCATGACCGTGCTGATCGTCGAGCAGCGCATGGCCGAATGCCTCGAGATCGCCGACCGCGCCTACATCCTGCAAACCGGCCGCGTGCTGATGCAGGGCCGGGCCGCTGAGATCAGGACCAACCCGGACGTGCGCAAGGCGTATCTGGGGCTGTAG